One genomic window of Leptotrichia shahii includes the following:
- the recJ gene encoding single-stranded-DNA-specific exonuclease RecJ gives MKWELKSYDKNYLVSKSSEFGESKLISRLLLNRGVNTKEKVHKFLNSDKKDIHNPFLFEDMENAVKRIQKAGKNKEKIIVYGDYDVDGISGVAYLVMMLRRLGLNVDYYIPNRVHKGTGINKHVLAFLKKWDAKLFITVDTSINNLEEILMLKNREIDIIITDHHRQTGIFENEEENLGVLTINPKSSKNYPNKFLSGSGVAFKLADAVYETYGANKKILYDYLDIIMIGTVADVVPMTDENRFIIKKGLSNLKKTKIKGLKYIINYLKINPKNITTSDIGFFVAPIFNALGRIDNSKIVVNFFIQEDDFKLFSIIEEMKRANKIRRYLENEIYNELEEKIQRLERPKYIFMKSRKWHSGVIGVVCSRISIKYNIPVILVSIKNGYGKASCRSIEGVNIFDILKSVSNKLERFGGHDLAAGFLVSEKYLGEIEKHLRNKLAIKNRGNVQKILYVDAWLNIENLNKRKLHDINRLSPFGLDNQEPNFMDADVNFLNLTKFGINNRHFKGFVRKNNRIISVIGYNLGHKLKTNNFYKKKFKIVYTPIFKSVHSDLFIELKIKDFK, from the coding sequence ATGAAGTGGGAATTAAAAAGCTATGATAAAAATTATTTGGTATCAAAAAGTTCTGAATTTGGTGAAAGTAAATTAATTTCAAGGCTTCTTTTAAACCGAGGAGTTAATACAAAGGAAAAGGTACATAAATTTTTAAATTCAGATAAAAAGGATATTCATAATCCATTTTTGTTTGAAGATATGGAAAATGCAGTTAAAAGAATACAAAAGGCTGGGAAAAATAAAGAAAAAATTATAGTTTATGGGGATTATGATGTTGATGGAATTTCTGGAGTGGCATATTTGGTAATGATGCTGAGAAGATTAGGATTAAATGTAGATTATTACATTCCAAATCGGGTTCATAAAGGAACTGGCATAAATAAGCATGTTTTGGCATTTCTGAAAAAATGGGATGCAAAGTTGTTTATAACGGTTGATACGTCCATAAATAATCTTGAAGAAATATTAATGCTTAAAAACAGAGAGATTGACATAATTATAACGGATCATCATAGGCAAACTGGCATTTTTGAAAACGAGGAAGAAAATCTTGGAGTTCTTACAATAAATCCAAAAAGTAGTAAAAATTATCCAAATAAATTTTTATCTGGCTCTGGAGTAGCTTTTAAACTTGCAGATGCAGTATATGAAACTTATGGCGCAAATAAAAAGATATTGTATGATTATTTGGATATTATAATGATTGGGACGGTTGCAGATGTTGTGCCGATGACTGATGAAAATAGATTTATCATAAAAAAAGGATTAAGTAATCTAAAAAAAACGAAAATAAAAGGTTTGAAGTATATTATTAACTATTTAAAGATAAATCCGAAAAATATAACAACTAGCGATATTGGATTTTTTGTAGCACCAATTTTTAATGCACTTGGGAGAATTGACAACTCAAAAATTGTTGTAAATTTCTTTATTCAAGAGGATGATTTTAAACTTTTCTCAATAATTGAGGAAATGAAACGTGCCAATAAAATTAGGCGTTATTTGGAAAATGAGATTTATAATGAATTGGAGGAAAAAATACAGCGACTGGAACGTCCAAAGTATATTTTTATGAAAAGTAGAAAATGGCATTCTGGCGTAATTGGTGTTGTTTGTTCAAGAATTTCCATAAAATATAATATTCCAGTAATTTTGGTTTCAATAAAAAATGGATATGGGAAGGCATCTTGCAGAAGCATTGAAGGAGTTAATATTTTTGATATTTTAAAAAGTGTTTCAAATAAGCTGGAGCGATTTGGAGGACATGATTTGGCGGCAGGATTTCTTGTTTCTGAAAAATATTTAGGTGAAATAGAAAAACATCTGCGGAATAAACTTGCTATAAAAAATAGAGGAAATGTTCAAAAAATACTTTATGTGGATGCTTGGCTGAATATTGAAAATTTGAATAAAAGAAAACTGCATGACATAAATAGGCTTTCACCTTTCGGTCTGGATAATCAAGAGCCTAACTTTATGGATGCTGATGTAAATTTTTTGAATTTAACAAAGTTTGGAATAAATAATCGGCATTTTAAAGGATTTGTCAGAAAAAATAACCGTATCATTTCGGTAATTGGCTATAATTTAGGACATAAATTAAAAACAAATAATTTTTACAAGAAAAAATTTAAAATAGTTTATACTCCAATATTTAAGTCTGTTCATTCAGATTTATTTATTGAATTAAAAATAAAGGATTTTAAATAA
- the tig gene encoding trigger factor: MAVKKLNETTYEVSVVREGEELKHLKEHVLVHFKDAKVDGFRPGHVPAKVIENKFKKEIEGEILNHIISDEYRKAVAENELKPIADIKLEKYEHNDDKVEIVFTIPVLPTFELGQYKGVEAEKENVEVTDETVNEEIERLKESATKLKEIAEDEEAKNDDVVNINFEGFIDGEAFNGGKAEGYDLTLGSHSFIDTFEDQIAGHKKGDEFDVNVTFPENYGAANLSGKPALFKVKVNSIKRKEEAELNDDLAKELGFDSVEDMKNKTRENIIKREETRAENEFKNKVVEAVVNATEVEVPEALVQREIDYQINRFAQQLQMQGMKLEQYFQMTGQTLETMRESSKENAEKAVKTELVLAEIAKAEEIKATDEEVSKEIEKLAAMYGLEKDALIADVRKNGNYERFIDETNYRLVNQKTIDLLVNEAKVK; the protein is encoded by the coding sequence ATGGCAGTAAAAAAATTAAATGAAACAACTTACGAAGTATCAGTAGTTAGAGAAGGAGAAGAATTAAAACATTTAAAGGAACATGTTTTAGTACATTTTAAAGATGCAAAAGTTGACGGATTCCGTCCAGGACATGTACCTGCGAAAGTTATTGAAAATAAATTTAAAAAGGAAATTGAAGGGGAAATCTTAAATCATATTATTTCTGATGAATATAGAAAAGCAGTTGCAGAAAATGAATTAAAACCAATTGCTGATATTAAACTTGAAAAATATGAACATAACGATGACAAAGTAGAGATTGTATTTACAATACCTGTATTGCCTACATTTGAGCTAGGGCAATATAAAGGTGTGGAAGCAGAAAAGGAAAATGTAGAAGTTACAGATGAAACTGTAAACGAAGAAATCGAAAGATTAAAAGAAAGTGCCACAAAATTAAAAGAAATCGCAGAAGATGAAGAAGCTAAAAATGATGATGTTGTAAACATTAACTTTGAAGGGTTTATAGATGGAGAAGCATTTAATGGAGGAAAAGCTGAAGGGTATGACTTGACATTAGGTTCTCACAGCTTTATTGACACTTTTGAAGATCAAATTGCAGGACACAAAAAAGGTGATGAATTTGATGTAAACGTTACATTCCCTGAAAATTATGGAGCTGCAAACTTGTCTGGAAAACCAGCTTTATTTAAAGTAAAAGTAAATTCAATTAAGAGAAAAGAAGAAGCTGAATTAAATGATGACTTGGCAAAAGAATTAGGATTTGATTCTGTTGAAGATATGAAAAATAAAACTAGAGAAAATATTATAAAAAGAGAAGAAACAAGAGCAGAAAATGAATTTAAGAACAAAGTTGTAGAAGCAGTAGTAAATGCAACAGAAGTTGAAGTTCCAGAAGCATTAGTTCAAAGAGAAATTGACTACCAAATCAATAGATTTGCACAACAATTGCAAATGCAAGGAATGAAATTGGAACAATATTTCCAAATGACTGGACAAACATTGGAAACAATGAGAGAAAGTTCAAAGGAAAATGCTGAAAAAGCTGTAAAAACAGAATTAGTATTAGCTGAAATTGCAAAAGCTGAAGAAATTAAAGCAACTGATGAAGAAGTATCAAAAGAAATTGAAAAATTGGCTGCAATGTACGGACTTGAAAAAGATGCATTGATCGCTGATGTAAGAAAAAATGGAAACTATGAAAGATTTATTGATGAAACAAACTACAGATTAGTAAATCAAAAAACAATTGATTTATTAGTAAACGAAGCAAAAGTTAAATAG
- the clpP gene encoding ATP-dependent Clp endopeptidase proteolytic subunit ClpP yields the protein MSVYSPVVIENDGRGERSYDIYSRLLKDRIIFVSGEVEDGMANAIVAQLLFLDAQDNEKDIVMYINSPGGVITAGLAIYDTMRHIKSDVSTVCVGQAASMGAVLLSAGAKGKRYSLPNSRIMIHQPLGGARGQATDIQIQAKEIERMKEITSKILSEATGKSVEEIYADTERDNFMSPEEAVNYGLIDKIL from the coding sequence ATGTCAGTATATAGTCCAGTAGTTATTGAAAATGATGGACGTGGGGAAAGAAGTTATGATATTTATTCAAGACTTTTGAAAGATAGAATAATTTTTGTAAGTGGAGAAGTTGAAGATGGGATGGCAAATGCGATTGTTGCACAGCTGCTATTCTTGGATGCACAGGATAATGAAAAGGATATTGTCATGTATATAAATAGCCCAGGTGGAGTAATTACAGCTGGACTTGCGATTTATGATACAATGCGTCACATTAAAAGTGATGTTTCTACAGTTTGTGTAGGACAAGCGGCAAGTATGGGAGCAGTATTGTTGTCAGCAGGAGCAAAAGGAAAAAGATACTCATTGCCAAATTCAAGAATAATGATTCATCAGCCATTAGGTGGAGCAAGAGGACAAGCGACAGATATTCAGATTCAAGCAAAAGAAATCGAAAGAATGAAAGAAATTACAAGTAAAATTTTATCAGAAGCAACTGGAAAATCAGTAGAAGAAATCTATGCAGATACTGAAAGAGACAACTTTATGTCGCCAGAAGAAGCTGTAAATTACGGATTAATTGATAAAATTTTATAA
- the clpX gene encoding ATP-dependent Clp protease ATP-binding subunit ClpX: protein MANKKKNYCSFCGREEHEVERLIQSPEEDDVFICNECIEDSAELLDSFREYDENEHNREITLLKPKEIKAKLDEYIIGQEQPKKVLSVAVYNHFKRITHKQQKKTDDDVELQKSNVLLVGPTGSGKTLLAQTLAKTLNVPLAIADATTLTEAGYVGDDVENVLLKLIKAADYDIETAEHGIIYIDEIDKIARKSENMSITRDVSGEGVQQALLKIIEGTVASVPPQGGRKHPNQEMIEINTKDILFIVGGAFEGLEAKVKDRVNEKRVGFGLETIKTKLDDLTLFENVLPEDLIKFGLIPELIGRLPVITALHGLDEEAMIKILTEPKNSLVKQYKKYFEMENVDLEFDKDAIVEIAQLALKRKIGARGLRSIIESVMTDLMYEIPSKDNVKKVIITKEAVTDKNKVIVE, encoded by the coding sequence TTGGCAAATAAGAAAAAAAATTACTGTTCATTCTGTGGCAGGGAAGAGCATGAAGTGGAACGGTTAATACAAAGTCCTGAAGAGGATGATGTGTTTATTTGTAATGAATGTATAGAAGACAGTGCAGAATTATTGGACAGCTTTAGGGAATATGATGAAAATGAGCATAATAGGGAAATTACATTGTTAAAGCCCAAGGAAATAAAGGCTAAACTTGATGAATATATTATCGGACAGGAACAGCCTAAAAAAGTTTTATCCGTGGCGGTTTATAATCATTTTAAGAGAATAACCCATAAACAGCAGAAAAAAACAGATGATGATGTGGAGCTTCAAAAATCCAATGTGCTGCTAGTAGGGCCTACTGGAAGTGGAAAAACTTTGCTTGCGCAGACACTAGCGAAAACATTGAATGTGCCTTTGGCGATTGCGGATGCGACAACATTGACGGAAGCTGGATATGTTGGAGATGACGTGGAAAATGTGCTTTTGAAGTTGATAAAGGCTGCAGATTACGATATTGAAACGGCAGAACACGGAATTATTTATATTGATGAAATTGATAAAATTGCGAGAAAATCAGAAAATATGTCAATTACACGGGATGTTTCTGGAGAAGGAGTTCAACAGGCACTGCTTAAAATTATTGAAGGGACTGTTGCAAGTGTTCCGCCTCAAGGTGGTAGAAAACATCCAAATCAGGAAATGATTGAAATTAATACGAAGGATATTTTATTTATTGTTGGTGGAGCATTTGAAGGGCTGGAAGCGAAAGTTAAAGATAGAGTTAATGAAAAAAGGGTTGGATTTGGACTGGAAACAATTAAGACTAAATTGGATGACTTAACTTTATTTGAAAATGTATTGCCTGAAGATTTGATAAAATTTGGGTTAATTCCAGAGTTAATTGGACGGTTACCTGTAATTACAGCTCTTCATGGGCTTGATGAAGAAGCTATGATAAAAATATTGACAGAGCCTAAAAATTCGCTTGTTAAACAATATAAAAAATATTTTGAGATGGAAAATGTGGATTTGGAATTTGATAAGGATGCGATTGTTGAGATTGCACAGCTGGCACTTAAGAGAAAAATTGGAGCTAGAGGACTTCGTTCAATTATTGAAAGCGTTATGACTGACTTGATGTATGAAATTCCGTCAAAAGATAATGTTAAGAAAGTGATAATTACGAAGGAAGCTGTCACAGATAAGAATAAAGTGATTGTTGAATAG
- the lon gene encoding endopeptidase La, giving the protein MQNKPFIATRELVVFPGVVTPIFIGRQSSLKSLEEAVARFDNKLILTSQKDANIEEPKFPEDVYETGVLVHIIQTVKMPNGNVKVLVEAKHRVLINQFSKDKNGVIYAEYEEIFSKPIDESKAEALKRKVIDEFSKYAKKTNKVLPDIIYNIKEISSIDKVFDLICTNLMIATDVKQGLLETLDVEERAYKILSILEREIEIFMLEREIENRVKEQMAEVQKNYYLREKIKVMREEMGEGTDSDEELEELDQRVRDAKIPQDLKDKLVKELSRMKKMPDFSAESSVIRTYLETVLELPWEVSTSDEIDIKKAEKILNEDHYGLEEVKERILEFLAIKKLNKTLKGSIICLVGPPGVGKTSLAHSVARSMNRKFTRISLGGVRDEAEIRGHRRTYVGAMPGRIINSLKQVGVNNPVMLFDEIDKMASDFRGDPASAMLEVLDPAQNNSFEDHYIDHTFDLSNVFFICTANDLGGIPGPLRDRMEIISIESYTEFEKLNIAKKYLIPQTQEENGLKEFKISFSDKAVMKIINEYTREAGVRNLRREIGKLFRKIAKEILLSKSDSKKISVSEAKVKKYLGNAKFRIDKIKEKEGKIGVVNGLAWTAVGGTTMEVQAVKMEGKGVLQLTGKLGDVMKESARVAYSYVRHIKNELGIKEKFNETTDVHLHFPEGAVPKDGPSAGITITTAIISVLTNKEVRQDVAMTGEITITGEVLAVGGIKEKVIGAHRVGIRDVVLPLDNKVDTEELPKEIADQMKFYFAKTYDDVKKIVFVEKKEVKKAGKRK; this is encoded by the coding sequence ATGCAAAACAAACCGTTTATAGCTACAAGAGAATTAGTTGTATTTCCAGGCGTTGTAACTCCAATCTTTATTGGTAGGCAGTCAAGCCTGAAAAGTCTTGAAGAAGCAGTTGCAAGATTTGATAATAAGCTAATTCTTACGTCGCAAAAGGATGCAAATATAGAAGAACCGAAATTTCCAGAAGACGTATATGAAACTGGAGTTTTAGTTCATATTATACAAACAGTAAAAATGCCAAATGGAAATGTAAAAGTGCTGGTTGAAGCTAAGCATAGAGTTCTTATCAATCAGTTTTCAAAAGATAAAAATGGCGTTATTTATGCTGAATATGAAGAAATTTTTTCAAAACCAATTGATGAAAGTAAAGCTGAGGCGTTGAAGCGTAAAGTTATTGATGAATTTTCAAAATATGCCAAAAAAACTAACAAAGTGTTGCCTGATATTATTTATAATATAAAGGAAATTAGCAGTATTGACAAAGTTTTTGATTTAATCTGCACTAATCTTATGATTGCGACAGATGTAAAGCAAGGGTTGCTTGAAACGCTGGACGTGGAAGAAAGAGCCTATAAGATTTTAAGCATACTTGAAAGAGAAATTGAAATTTTTATGCTTGAACGTGAAATTGAAAATCGTGTGAAGGAACAGATGGCAGAAGTTCAGAAAAACTATTATTTACGTGAAAAAATAAAAGTAATGCGTGAAGAAATGGGAGAAGGAACAGATTCTGACGAGGAATTAGAAGAACTTGATCAAAGAGTAAGGGATGCTAAAATTCCTCAAGATTTGAAGGATAAATTAGTGAAAGAACTCTCAAGAATGAAGAAAATGCCTGATTTTTCTGCAGAATCTTCAGTGATTAGAACATATTTGGAAACTGTACTTGAATTGCCGTGGGAAGTTTCTACTAGCGATGAAATTGATATAAAAAAAGCTGAAAAAATACTGAATGAAGATCATTACGGATTGGAAGAAGTAAAGGAAAGAATTTTGGAATTTTTGGCAATCAAAAAATTAAATAAAACGTTAAAAGGTTCAATTATCTGTCTTGTAGGGCCTCCAGGTGTAGGGAAAACATCGCTTGCACATTCGGTAGCTCGTTCAATGAACAGAAAATTTACAAGAATCTCACTTGGTGGAGTAAGAGATGAGGCTGAAATTCGTGGACATAGAAGAACTTATGTGGGAGCAATGCCAGGAAGAATCATAAACTCACTGAAACAGGTTGGAGTGAATAACCCTGTAATGCTGTTTGATGAAATTGATAAAATGGCTTCTGACTTTAGAGGAGATCCTGCTTCAGCAATGCTGGAAGTATTAGATCCTGCACAAAATAACTCATTTGAAGACCATTACATTGATCATACTTTTGACTTGTCAAATGTATTTTTCATTTGTACAGCAAATGATTTGGGCGGAATTCCAGGACCGCTTCGTGACAGAATGGAGATTATCTCAATCGAGTCATACACAGAATTTGAAAAATTAAATATTGCTAAAAAGTATTTAATTCCTCAAACACAAGAAGAAAATGGATTAAAAGAATTTAAAATTTCATTTTCTGATAAAGCAGTCATGAAAATTATAAATGAATACACAAGAGAAGCTGGAGTTAGAAATTTACGAAGAGAAATTGGTAAATTATTTAGAAAAATAGCAAAGGAAATACTTTTATCAAAATCTGACAGCAAGAAAATCTCTGTTTCTGAAGCAAAAGTCAAAAAATATTTGGGAAATGCCAAATTCAGAATTGATAAAATTAAAGAAAAAGAAGGTAAAATTGGTGTTGTAAATGGACTTGCATGGACAGCGGTTGGAGGAACAACTATGGAAGTGCAGGCGGTAAAAATGGAAGGAAAAGGTGTGCTGCAGCTTACTGGTAAGCTGGGAGATGTAATGAAGGAATCAGCTAGAGTGGCATATTCTTATGTACGGCACATAAAAAATGAACTTGGAATAAAAGAAAAATTCAATGAAACAACAGATGTTCATTTACACTTTCCTGAAGGAGCAGTACCAAAAGACGGACCATCAGCAGGAATTACAATTACAACGGCAATAATTTCAGTATTGACTAATAAGGAAGTTAGACAAGATGTGGCAATGACTGGAGAAATTACAATCACTGGAGAAGTTCTGGCAGTTGGTGGAATTAAAGAAAAGGTAATTGGAGCTCATAGAGTTGGCATAAGGGATGTTGTGCTTCCTTTGGATAACAAGGTTGATACGGAGGAATTGCCAAAGGAAATTGCAGACCAGATGAAATTCTACTTTGCGAAAACTTATGATGATGTGAAAAAGATTGTTTTTGTGGAGAAGAAAGAAGTAAAAAAAGCAGGAAAAAGAAAATAA
- the metH gene encoding methionine synthase, protein MTENKYRNSYNLLQNDLKYKILLLDGAMGTMIQQENLTADDFGGEKYEGCNDYLVLKRPDIIKNIHKKYLEAGSDIIETNSFGALDIVLKDYDLEDKVFEMNKRAAELVNEAIAEYKSENPEVTRNLYVAGALGPSNKSISVTGGVTFEELIHNYYTAVSGLMAGGVDLILFETIQDTRNLKAAYLGLKKAMEENYTVPLMLSFTIESTGTTLAGQTADAFYYAVNHMNPFSVGLNCATGPEFMTQFLKTLNNISNTYISVYPNAGLPNEDGEYEETPDTLSAKIEPFFQNNYLNIVGGCCGTTPEHIQKIKEKSVNYSPRVIDENKDFNDVSGLIALEMPKDRPVYVGERTNVIGSRIFKNLIASEKFDEATEVARLQIKGRADVIDICLANPDRDEIADMKAFLDKVAKFAKVPLMIDSTDINVVKEGLTYLQGKGIINSINLEDGEKKFADMAKVIKDFGASVVVGLIDEEGMAVSVEKKLKVARRSYELLTKKYGIDERDIIFDTLVFPVATGDQKYIGSATATIEAIRQIKTEMPNVKTILGVSNISFGLPIAGREVLNTYYMQKAYEAGLDYAIVNTEKVIPMSEISDEEKELSENILFHTDDENVSKFANFYREKKAVQKVVDTSNLTTEEKVSNLVVEGSKKDLTIYLDELLKKYSPIDIINGPLMTGMDEVGRLFNNNDLIVAEVLQSAEVMKASVSHLEQFMEKDESSVKGKVIMATVKGDVHDIGKNLVGIIIGNNGYEVIDLGINTPAEKIREAIIEHKADFLGLSGLLVKSATEMVNTMGVLHEAGIDIPIFVGGAALTEKFTVNKIEPAYKNNIVIYSRDAMTALADLNKMIDEKKFEEFKEYLQKRRELVTIKDAKKLEQLKVKPTVSDIKDADGTFDFSKVELPKYDFEKIYKPQTLNKQIITNIKAKDVFPFINLQMLIGKHLGMKWIVNNLIEKQDPRTIKLYNEIQDIIENGDEYFDIKAIYKFFPVRRKAGERKEDFKIEVLSDDLSTVLETFDFPRQKYGQYLSLNDYVNPDGIDYIGFFVATAGEKSRLVSNELKEKGEFYRGHIVNSVGLELAEATSEYIHKMMRQDVGIIDKDISINEILNAQYQGNRYSFGYPACPDLSDQRKLFNLLKPERYGISLTEEFMMYPEATVSAIVFSQPFCKYFNM, encoded by the coding sequence ATGACAGAAAATAAATATAGGAACTCATACAATTTGTTACAGAATGATTTAAAATATAAAATATTACTGCTGGATGGAGCAATGGGAACGATGATTCAGCAGGAAAATCTAACTGCCGATGATTTTGGCGGAGAAAAATATGAGGGATGTAATGATTATCTTGTGCTGAAAAGACCTGATATTATTAAGAATATTCATAAAAAATATCTCGAAGCTGGAAGTGATATTATTGAAACTAATAGTTTTGGGGCTTTGGATATTGTATTAAAAGACTATGACTTGGAAGATAAAGTTTTTGAGATGAACAAAAGGGCTGCTGAACTTGTAAATGAGGCTATTGCAGAATATAAAAGCGAGAATCCTGAAGTTACACGAAATCTTTATGTGGCAGGTGCATTAGGACCTTCTAACAAGTCGATTAGCGTTACTGGAGGCGTAACTTTTGAAGAGCTTATTCATAATTATTATACTGCTGTTTCAGGGCTTATGGCTGGTGGAGTTGACTTAATTCTGTTTGAAACTATTCAAGATACGAGAAACTTGAAAGCCGCTTATTTAGGGCTTAAAAAGGCAATGGAAGAAAATTATACTGTTCCATTAATGCTGTCTTTTACAATTGAAAGTACAGGAACAACACTTGCAGGACAGACTGCGGATGCCTTTTATTATGCTGTAAATCACATGAATCCATTTTCTGTGGGACTGAACTGTGCAACTGGACCTGAATTTATGACACAGTTTTTAAAAACATTGAATAATATTTCAAATACGTATATTTCAGTTTATCCAAATGCTGGGCTTCCTAACGAAGACGGAGAATATGAGGAAACTCCAGACACATTGTCAGCAAAAATTGAGCCGTTTTTCCAAAATAATTATTTAAATATTGTTGGTGGGTGCTGTGGAACTACTCCTGAACATATTCAGAAAATTAAGGAAAAAAGTGTAAACTATTCTCCAAGAGTTATTGATGAAAACAAGGATTTTAACGATGTATCAGGGCTAATTGCTCTAGAAATGCCAAAAGATAGACCAGTTTACGTAGGTGAACGTACGAATGTTATTGGTTCACGTATTTTTAAAAACTTGATTGCAAGTGAGAAATTTGATGAGGCGACAGAAGTTGCAAGACTGCAGATTAAGGGGCGTGCAGATGTAATTGATATTTGCCTTGCGAACCCTGACAGAGATGAGATTGCTGATATGAAAGCATTCTTGGATAAAGTAGCAAAATTTGCGAAAGTTCCGCTTATGATTGACTCAACTGATATAAATGTCGTTAAGGAAGGGCTTACTTACTTGCAAGGAAAAGGAATTATAAATTCGATTAACCTTGAAGATGGGGAAAAGAAATTTGCTGATATGGCAAAAGTTATTAAAGATTTTGGGGCTTCTGTCGTTGTAGGGCTGATTGATGAGGAAGGTATGGCTGTTTCTGTTGAGAAAAAATTGAAAGTTGCCAGAAGAAGTTATGAGCTGCTTACGAAAAAATATGGAATTGACGAAAGAGATATAATTTTTGACACATTAGTTTTCCCCGTTGCTACAGGAGACCAGAAGTATATAGGCTCTGCCACAGCAACAATTGAGGCAATACGTCAAATTAAAACTGAAATGCCAAATGTAAAGACAATTTTGGGAGTGAGTAATATTTCATTTGGGCTGCCAATCGCTGGAAGAGAAGTTTTAAACACTTATTATATGCAAAAGGCTTACGAAGCTGGACTAGACTATGCGATTGTAAATACTGAAAAAGTTATTCCTATGAGTGAAATTTCAGACGAAGAAAAGGAATTATCAGAAAATATTTTATTTCACACAGATGACGAAAACGTATCAAAATTTGCAAACTTCTACCGTGAGAAAAAAGCCGTTCAAAAAGTTGTTGACACAAGCAATCTAACTACTGAAGAAAAGGTTTCCAATCTAGTTGTCGAAGGAAGTAAAAAAGATTTGACAATATATCTTGACGAATTGTTAAAAAAATATTCTCCAATTGATATAATAAACGGTCCTCTTATGACTGGAATGGATGAAGTTGGAAGGCTGTTTAACAACAATGACTTAATTGTTGCCGAAGTGCTACAAAGTGCCGAAGTTATGAAAGCTTCAGTTTCTCATCTGGAACAATTCATGGAAAAAGATGAATCGTCTGTAAAAGGGAAAGTAATTATGGCAACAGTAAAAGGGGATGTTCACGACATTGGAAAAAATCTGGTTGGAATAATCATTGGAAATAATGGTTACGAAGTAATTGACTTAGGAATAAATACACCTGCCGAAAAAATCCGTGAAGCAATTATTGAACATAAAGCAGACTTCTTGGGTCTTTCTGGACTTCTTGTAAAATCTGCCACAGAAATGGTGAATACTATGGGCGTTCTGCATGAAGCTGGTATTGATATTCCAATATTTGTAGGAGGTGCGGCACTTACGGAAAAATTTACTGTAAATAAAATTGAGCCTGCCTACAAGAATAACATCGTAATTTACTCAAGAGATGCAATGACAGCTCTTGCAGACTTGAACAAAATGATTGATGAGAAAAAATTTGAAGAGTTTAAGGAATATTTGCAAAAACGTAGAGAACTCGTAACAATTAAAGATGCAAAAAAACTTGAGCAGCTAAAAGTTAAACCAACGGTAAGTGATATTAAGGATGCTGACGGAACATTCGATTTTTCAAAAGTTGAACTTCCAAAATATGACTTTGAAAAAATTTATAAGCCGCAAACATTAAATAAACAAATTATAACAAATATAAAGGCGAAAGATGTATTTCCATTCATAAATTTACAAATGCTAATTGGAAAACATCTCGGAATGAAATGGATTGTAAATAATCTAATTGAAAAGCAAGATCCTAGAACAATAAAATTATACAATGAAATTCAGGATATTATCGAAAATGGCGACGAATACTTTGATATAAAAGCTATCTACAAGTTTTTCCCTGTACGTCGAAAAGCTGGAGAAAGAAAGGAAGATTTCAAAATCGAAGTTTTATCAGATGACTTGTCAACTGTATTAGAAACATTTGATTTTCCAAGACAAAAATATGGACAGTATTTATCATTAAATGATTATGTAAATCCAGATGGAATTGACTATATCGGATTCTTTGTCGCAACTGCAGGAGAAAAATCAAGACTTGTTTCAAATGAACTTAAAGAAAAAGGTGAATTTTACAGAGGGCACATTGTAAACTCTGTAGGACTTGAACTTGCTGAAGCAACATCAGAATATATTCACAAGATGATGCGTCAAGACGTAGGGATTATCGACAAAGACATTAGCATAAACGAAATATTGAATGCTCAATATCAAGGAAACCGTTATTCTTTTGGTTATCCAGCCTGCCCTGATTTGAGTGACCAAAGAAAATTATTTAATCTTTTAAAACCAGAAAGATACGGAATCTCTCTAACAGAAGAGTTTATGATGTATCCAGAAGCTACAGTAAGTGCGATTGTATTCTCACAGCCGTTCTGTAAATATTTTAATATGTAG
- a CDS encoding thioredoxin domain-containing protein produces MKKIIKFEKNDCNPCAMVSDLLDKKGVEYERINPFDNPEIAVKYRVRSVPTVILFEENEEIKRTIGFKPEEINEIISMM; encoded by the coding sequence ATGAAAAAAATAATAAAGTTTGAAAAGAATGACTGTAATCCATGTGCAATGGTGTCAGATCTATTAGATAAAAAAGGTGTGGAATATGAAAGAATAAATCCATTTGATAATCCAGAAATCGCTGTAAAATACAGAGTAAGAAGCGTTCCAACAGTAATTTTATTTGAAGAAAACGAAGAAATAAAAAGAACAATCGGCTTTAAGCCAGAAGAAATCAATGAAATCATCTCAATGATGTAA